The Candidatus Neomarinimicrobiota bacterium genome segment AACAGGACTCCCGACGCGGGACGCCTGAAGAACAATTACGATCATGCTCGTCTCCCCTCACTGGAGGTTGAGATTTTCCCCGCTTTTCTCTTCTTGTAGTGAATCCAGGCGAATATCAGCCCAGTGAAGGAGGCGATATAGGCAATGGACATCCCGATGACAACTCCCAATCCCTCACTCATCGGGGCTCCTCCCACCGGACGATCCTTTCCAGCTCTTCCAGATAATGCTTCTGTTTCTTCTCATAGTCCTCGGAAATCGTCCTCAGTTTGGGATCGATAACCCAATGCATGAAAGCGGTCAGGACTACTGCTACACCCAGAATGATGAATCCCACTTTCAACAGCAGCATACTGAGAGCGAGGCCCACGGCCAACGCGATATAGGCCAGTGGGGAAAGCACAATGGCGATCCAATCCTCCCTGGCCCACTCGTCGGCGGCCGCCGCCGGTGTCCATTTGCGACGAATTAAACTCATGCTGTTCTCCCGTAATGTATCAATAGGTTGCTTGTAGAAATCGTCACCAGGTCCCCCTCACTTGTCAGGCGTGACCTGTGCCAAAAGGCCCTGTCTTTCTGCCTCCCGACGTACCGGACCCCAGAAGCCGATGGGCCGGGACATAACGTAGTACCGCACCAGATGATCCCTGTCCTCGGGCTTGGTCAGGAAGGTCACCGGCAGGTAAATGAATCCCGTCAAGATCATCAGAGCCCAGAACTGGAGGTAATCCGGCAACTCGGGAATGACGCCAAAAGCCGGCAGGACCCATACCACCAGCCACGAAAGACCCAGGTTCGCGATCCAGGCTGAGAGGTACCCCCAGGCATTAAACCGCCACCAGATTACCTGCAGGATGTTGGGCAGCCACACGCCGGCCGCCATAATCCATAGGGCGAAGATGAGCCACTTGGTGATCTCCTCCATCATCAGGCCCAGGACAAAAGATCCCAGCAGAAGCAGCAGCGTAGAGAAACGCCCGACCCAGATGAGGCGCTTCTCAGAGGCTTCAGGATTGATGTAATGATGATAAAGGTCCCGGGTGGCATATAACGATCCCAGGTTGAGATGGGTGGAAATCGTGGAAAGGTGGATGGCCAGGATAGCCGCAAAGAAGAATCCCAGCATGCCTGCTGGCAAGTAATCAAATCCTAAGCGAAACCAGCCCAACTCGTATTCGCTGGCATTCTTAATAGTTGGAAATAGAACGAAGAATCCCAGGATCGCCGCTGCCCAAATAGAGTTGCGCATCACCACCAGCGCTGTGCCCCACCAGATAGAATAAGAGGCGTCCCGCACCGTCCGTGCCGATTGAATACGCTGGGCCTCCGCATACCAATCGATAGAAGTCCCCATGCCCAACCCGCCGATCAGGGCAATAACCATCATCGTCAGGAACCAGGCAATCGGGAAGTCTCCGGAGAGCCAACCGCTAAAGTGGAACGGATTGAGTCGCCAGGACTGACCAAGCACGTCCAGCTTCGTAACAATGGCCTGGGGGCCACCCGCGGCGATAATGCCCCAGACCGATATAATAATAATGGCCGAAAAAGCGATGACACCCTGCTGAAAGTCCGCCATGACCACACCCCAGTAGCCGGCCGAAAGAACGTAAATCGCGCAGATTGCCGAGAACACTATCAGCCCAATCCATACGGGCCAACCGAATGAGTAATGGCATACCTTACCCATCGCAATGCCCACCCATCCTAGGATGAACATATTCATAAACACCTGC includes the following:
- a CDS encoding sodium:solute symporter, which produces MVQFAVLDWVWIVLFLALMIGCGVLFYRLGKRSESDFFLAGRGLPWWLPASSVYATHTATDTPMWVTGVIYRYGLAGIWYTFFSAWCAISAFVSTRIFRRSLAYTQAEWQSLRFGGLGSELLRGWMAGWQVFMNMFILGWVGIAMGKVCHYSFGWPVWIGLIVFSAICAIYVLSAGYWGVVMADFQQGVIAFSAIIIISVWGIIAAGGPQAIVTKLDVLGQSWRLNPFHFSGWLSGDFPIAWFLTMMVIALIGGLGMGTSIDWYAEAQRIQSARTVRDASYSIWWGTALVVMRNSIWAAAILGFFVLFPTIKNASEYELGWFRLGFDYLPAGMLGFFFAAILAIHLSTISTHLNLGSLYATRDLYHHYINPEASEKRLIWVGRFSTLLLLLGSFVLGLMMEEITKWLIFALWIMAAGVWLPNILQVIWWRFNAWGYLSAWIANLGLSWLVVWVLPAFGVIPELPDYLQFWALMILTGFIYLPVTFLTKPEDRDHLVRYYVMSRPIGFWGPVRREAERQGLLAQVTPDK